Proteins encoded together in one Ictidomys tridecemlineatus isolate mIctTri1 chromosome 3, mIctTri1.hap1, whole genome shotgun sequence window:
- the Rab37 gene encoding ras-related protein Rab-37 isoform X3 has product MAGRREEPGRVQAARRRRGRSGWSTGRGGSAFTLALPPAPAHLLSGDMTGTPGAAASRDDEAAERSPPCSPSYDLTGKVMLLGDSGVGKTCFLIQFKDGAFLSGTFIATVGIDFRNKVVTVDGVRVKLQIWDTAGQERFRSVTHAYYRDAQALLLLYDITNKSSFDNIRAWLTEIHEYAQRDVVIMLLGNKADVSSERVIRSEDGETLARGAEVPCWAAD; this is encoded by the exons ATGGCGGGGCGGAGGGAGGAGCCTGGCAGGGTCCAGGCTGCGCGGAGGAGGCGAGGAAGGAGTGGGTGGAGCACGGGGCGGGGCGGCTCCGCGTTCACCCTGGCCCTCCCGCCTGCCCCAGCTCACCTCCTGTCAGGGGACATGACGGGCACGCCTGGCGCCGCCGCCTCCAGGGATGACGAGGCCGCCGAGCGCTCCCCGCCCTGCAGTCCGAGCTACGATCTCACGGGCAAG GTGATGCTTCTGGGAGACTCAGGTGTCGGCAAAACCTGTTTCCTGATCCAATTCAAAGATGGGGCCTTCCTGTCCGGGACCTTCATAGCCACGGTCGGCATAGACTTCAGG AACAAGGTGGTGACCGTGGATGGTGTGCGGGTGAAGCtgcag ATCTGGGACACTGCAGGGCAGGAGCGGTTCCGCAGTGTCACACATGCTTACTACCGAGATGCTCAGG CTTTGCTCCTGCTGTATGACATCACCAACAAATCTTCCTTCGACAACATCAGG GCCTGGCTCACAGAGATTCATGAGTATGCCCAGAGGGATGTGGTGATCATGCTGCTAGGCAACAAG GCGGATGTGAGCAGTGAAAGAGTGATACGCTCGGAGGACGGAGAGACACTGGCCAGG gGAGCTGAAGTACCGTGCTGGGCAGCAGACTGA
- the Rab37 gene encoding ras-related protein Rab-37 isoform X2, with amino-acid sequence MDLQRPDSYQGGAGPVFNEHVLHKTILVGDSGVGKTSLLVQFDQGKFIPGSFSATVGIGFTVMLLGDSGVGKTCFLIQFKDGAFLSGTFIATVGIDFRNKVVTVDGVRVKLQIWDTAGQERFRSVTHAYYRDAQALLLLYDITNKSSFDNIRAWLTEIHEYAQRDVVIMLLGNKADVSSERVIRSEDGETLAREYGVPFLETSAKTGMNVELAFLAIAKELKYRAGQQTDGPSFQIRDYVESQKKRSSCCSFV; translated from the exons ACCATCCTGGTGGGCGACAGCGGTGTGGGGAAGACATCTCTGCTGGTCCAGTTTGACCAGGGCAAGTTCATCCCGGGCTCCTTCTCGGCCACCGTGGGCATCGGATTCACA GTGATGCTTCTGGGAGACTCAGGTGTCGGCAAAACCTGTTTCCTGATCCAATTCAAAGATGGGGCCTTCCTGTCCGGGACCTTCATAGCCACGGTCGGCATAGACTTCAGG AACAAGGTGGTGACCGTGGATGGTGTGCGGGTGAAGCtgcag ATCTGGGACACTGCAGGGCAGGAGCGGTTCCGCAGTGTCACACATGCTTACTACCGAGATGCTCAGG CTTTGCTCCTGCTGTATGACATCACCAACAAATCTTCCTTCGACAACATCAGG GCCTGGCTCACAGAGATTCATGAGTATGCCCAGAGGGATGTGGTGATCATGCTGCTAGGCAACAAG GCGGATGTGAGCAGTGAAAGAGTGATACGCTCGGAGGACGGAGAGACACTGGCCAGG GAGTACGGAGTTCCCTTCTTGGAGACCAGCGCCAAGACAGGCATGAACGTGGAGTTAGCCTTTCTGGCCATTGCCAA gGAGCTGAAGTACCGTGCTGGGCAGCAGACTGATGGGCCCAGCTTCCAGATCCGAGACTACGTGGAGTCCCAGAAGAAGCGTTCCAGCTGCTGCTCCTTTGTGTGA
- the Rab37 gene encoding ras-related protein Rab-37 isoform X1, which translates to MTGTPGAAASRDDEAAERSPPCSPSYDLTGKVMLLGDSGVGKTCFLIQFKDGAFLSGTFIATVGIDFRNKVVTVDGVRVKLQIWDTAGQERFRSVTHAYYRDAQALLLLYDITNKSSFDNIRAWLTEIHEYAQRDVVIMLLGNKADVSSERVIRSEDGETLAREYGVPFLETSAKTGMNVELAFLAIAKELKYRAGQQTDGPSFQIRDYVESQKKRSSCCSFV; encoded by the exons ATGACGGGCACGCCTGGCGCCGCCGCCTCCAGGGATGACGAGGCCGCCGAGCGCTCCCCGCCCTGCAGTCCGAGCTACGATCTCACGGGCAAG GTGATGCTTCTGGGAGACTCAGGTGTCGGCAAAACCTGTTTCCTGATCCAATTCAAAGATGGGGCCTTCCTGTCCGGGACCTTCATAGCCACGGTCGGCATAGACTTCAGG AACAAGGTGGTGACCGTGGATGGTGTGCGGGTGAAGCtgcag ATCTGGGACACTGCAGGGCAGGAGCGGTTCCGCAGTGTCACACATGCTTACTACCGAGATGCTCAGG CTTTGCTCCTGCTGTATGACATCACCAACAAATCTTCCTTCGACAACATCAGG GCCTGGCTCACAGAGATTCATGAGTATGCCCAGAGGGATGTGGTGATCATGCTGCTAGGCAACAAG GCGGATGTGAGCAGTGAAAGAGTGATACGCTCGGAGGACGGAGAGACACTGGCCAGG GAGTACGGAGTTCCCTTCTTGGAGACCAGCGCCAAGACAGGCATGAACGTGGAGTTAGCCTTTCTGGCCATTGCCAA gGAGCTGAAGTACCGTGCTGGGCAGCAGACTGATGGGCCCAGCTTCCAGATCCGAGACTACGTGGAGTCCCAGAAGAAGCGTTCCAGCTGCTGCTCCTTTGTGTGA